A single window of Malus sylvestris chromosome 5, drMalSylv7.2, whole genome shotgun sequence DNA harbors:
- the LOC126623302 gene encoding uncharacterized protein LOC126623302: MAVAALQAADEYFKESKKACEAFNAAPPLSRNPPLWGTMKYLSEKIPKDASSKVRIKRDLYSHEKIMEIAPTLPNFALALKPEKFQRPPVDPSWNMEHMNKGSNQLRNDKI, from the exons ATGGCTGTAGCTGCTTTGCAAGCAGCAGATGAGTATTTCAAAGAAAGTAAGAAGGCATGCGAAGCATTTAACGCTGCTCCCCCTTTGTCAAG AAATCCACCGCTCTGGGGAACCATGAAGTATCTATCTGAGAAAATTCCAAAAGATGCTTCAAGCAAAGTGCGGATAAAACGTGATCTGTACTCACACGAAAA AATCATGGAGATAGCACCAACATTGCCCAATTTCGCATTGGCCTTGAAACCAGAGAAATTCCAACGTCCTCCAGTAGACCCCTCTTGGAACATGGAGCACATGAATAAGGGCTCCAACCAGCTTAGGAATGACAAAATATAA
- the LOC126623290 gene encoding squalene monooxygenase SE1-like, with protein MDYQYVLGGVLVSLLGSVFFMIINTTLSGEKKKVVEKDSRGINGDGYVRMPSQNGSFHPEIASGTDVVIVGAGVAGAALAYTLGKEGRRVHVIERDLSEPDRIVGELLQPGGYLKLIELCLEDCANESIDAQKVFGYALYKNGNDTKLSYPLENYTLDIAGRSFHNGRFIQKMRERVATLKNVTLEQGTVTTLIEEKGTVKGVLYKNRAGKEMRSYAPLTIVCDGCFSNLRRNLCTPKVDNPSCFVGLILENCELPHANHGHVILGDPSPILFYPISSTEVRCLVDVAGTKVPSVANGEMAKYLKTVVAPQVPPQLLKSFLAAVEKGNIRTMQNKSMPATPVPTPGAILLGDAFNMRHPLTGGGMTVALSDIVLLRDLLRPLTDLSDAPALCEYLESFYTLRKPVSSTINTLAGALYKVFCSSPDPARQEMREACFDYLSLGGICSYGPISLLSGLNPRPIHLFLHFFAVAVYGVGRLMIPFPTPKRLWLGTRLILGASGIIFPIIKGEGVRQMFFPATIPAYYNAPPLQ; from the exons ATGGATTACCAGTATGTTCTTGGTGGGGTGTTGGTTTCTCTGCTGGGGTCTGTTTTCTTCATGATCATCAACACCACTCTCAGCGGCGAGAAGAAGAAGGTGGTCGAGAAAGATTCCCGCGGCATTAACGGAGATGGGTACGTGAGAATGCCGTCCCAGAACGGCAGTTTTCACCCGGAGATTGCCAGCGGCACGGATGTTGTCATTGTCGGTGCCGGAGTTGCCGGTGCTGCCCTTGCTTACACTCTTGGAAAG GAAGGACGCCGCGTACATGTGATCGAAAGAGACTTGAGTGAGCCAGACAGAATCGTTGGTGAGCTGTTGCAGCCTGGAGGCTATCTCAAATTGATTGAGTTGTGTCTTGAGG ACTGTGCAAATGAGTCCATTGATGCTCAGAAAGTGTTTGGTTATGCTCTTTACAAAAATGGAAATGACACAAAACTGTCTTATCCCTTGGAAAACTATACTTTAGATATCGCCGGAAGAAGTTTCCATAACGGGCGTTTCATCCAAAAAATGCGTGAAAGGGTTGCAACTCTTAAAAA TGTGACACTAGAACAAGGAACTGTGACAACCCTAATTGAAGAAAAGGGCACCGTCAAGGGTGTGTTGTACAAGAACAGGGCTGGAAAGGAGATGAGATCGTATGCTCCACTGACAATAGTATGCGATGGGTGCTTTTCAAATCTCCGCCGCAATCTCTGTACTCCAAAGGTTGACAATCCTTCTTGCTTCGTTGGTTTGATCTTGGAGAATTGTGAACTTCCACATGCAAACCATGGACATGTGATTTTGGGAGACCCTTCACCCATCTTATTTTACCCTATCAGTAGTACCGAGGTTCGTTGTTTGGTAGATGTTGCCGGCACAAAAGTACCTTCAGTAGCTAACGGTGAAATGGCCAAGTACTTGAAAACTGTGGTGGCTCCTCAG GTTCCCCCCCAACTCTTGAAGTCTTTTCTAGCGGCGGTCGAGAAGGGAAATATCAGAACAATGCAAAATAAAAGCATGCCTGCTACTCCTGTTCCCACTCCTGGTGCAATTTTATTGGGTGATGCATTCAACATGAGACACCCTTTAACCGGAGGAGGAATGACTGTGGCTCTTTCAGACATTGTTCTTCTAAGGGATCTTCTTAGACCCCTAACTGATCTCAGTGATGCACCAGCTTTGTGTGAATATCTGGAATCATTCTACACGTTGCGCAAG CCCGTTTCATCTACTATAAACACATTGGCCGGTGCCTTGTACAAGGTATTTTGTTCCTCACCTGACCCGGCAAGACAGGAAATGCGAGAAGCATGTTTCGACTATTTGAGCCTTGGAGGCATATGTTCATACGGACCTATATCGCTTCTCTCTGGGCTTAACCCTCGTCCAATCCATCTGTTTCTCCATTTCTTTGCTGTGGCTGTCTATGGAGTCGGCCGCTTGATGATTCCATTCCCTACGCCTAAACGTCTATGGCTCGGGACTAGATTGATCTTG gGTGCATCAGGAATCATATTCCCCATTATCAAGGGTGAAGGAGTTAGACAAATGTTCTTTCCAGCAACAATCCCGGCATATTACAatgctcctcctcttcaatgA